One Phaseolus vulgaris cultivar G19833 chromosome 2, P. vulgaris v2.0, whole genome shotgun sequence DNA window includes the following coding sequences:
- the LOC137809244 gene encoding uncharacterized protein, with the protein MWDILEDFHEGAIDVKNNKDKNQPSNKYNTKNVNEFNSTNCTCFGCGKHGHIKVECPSNVSKEKGSYKKYKKKGKSRRAYNNDSSSSSSSKHDEEANLCFMAMEESESSSGSLNVKRHPWLMHSGWSKEKLQE; encoded by the exons atgtgggacatcctTGAGGATTTCCATGAAGGTGCAATTGATGTGAAGAACAACAAGGACAAAAACCAGCCATCAAACAAGTACAATACCAAGAatgttaatgaatttaattctacaaactgcacttgttttggatgtggtaaacatGGACACATCAAGGTTGAATGTCCAAGCAATGTGAGCAAAGAGAAAGGGAGTTACAAGAAGTATAAGAAGAAAggcaaatcaagaagagcatacAATAATGATTCAtcttcaagttcttcatcaaagCATGATGAGGAAGCCAATCTGTGTTTCATGGCAATGGAAGAATCCGaatcaagcagt GGTTCTTTGAATGTCAAGAGACATCCTTGGCTCATGCATAGTGGTTGGtcaaaagagaaacttcaagaataa